The proteins below come from a single Triticum aestivum cultivar Chinese Spring chromosome 5D, IWGSC CS RefSeq v2.1, whole genome shotgun sequence genomic window:
- the LOC123125358 gene encoding basic proline-rich protein-like, with amino-acid sequence MASTAPPPPFPDAVVMSAFSPMLWSSRHTPLPAYKTPLAPPLSTQPGLPPTGGFVVVTGGSPLHDEEMGIGPPSSPRCLPPPAALSSPAPAIGSLLPHTGMRYKPRSTPPRSVYSMVLPTRGGGHVVADEEMGVTASGTPAPPPPPRRPPHGSSARERPYGWPTTPFPPSPSALPSLAPAGTATASPALFSPAAAVTATPPCPPSAPPSAAAAAGTATATPVWPGSSSSSPLSPGAAATTTPPSSPSPSPLPSHAAAGTATAARAATSARPRSPSPALLPPAAAATPTTPRPTSPLHSPAAAATPTPPWPPSRSVLPSPAAAGTTTATRAATLAWPRSPSPSFLSSAAAATPTSPWPSSVLASPAAAGTATATRASTPAWLPFPSPALPSPAAAATGTAPWPPTLPPPTSAAPRSGRGRVSHQRPTPPWPPCRPARATGSPSMSFLSLEVTESHGQGVQDDNDERDDQDDSTEDAELRLMAGHEHEHEHDTEYRPLRNMSNQGGQTAAARRRAGRGGGGDGGGGGDGGGGGGGGAVGASQPQGEEWYMTPPMLVLGVVGLYLVYHLALTGVSWIISLLPKERQGKIGNWLWASFWVATIPCFVFPYLNLCDRFAQAKASREAASLAAAPNQANEQPQDAARAPAAAANQANEQGEDGRYRFGKADATALMMWIGGAARIAFLVSGNSFPMVAVAHAVAFVVEVIELLFKYFVEGEIAVQLPVI; translated from the coding sequence atggcatccaccgcgccgccgccgccgtttccggACGCGGTGGTGATGTCCGCCTTTTCTCCGATGCTGTGGAGCTCACGGCACACCCCTCTCCCTGCCTACAAGACGCCGCTCGCTCCACCTCTCTCCACCCAGCCTGGTTTGCCTCCGACCGGCGGGTTCGTCGTCGTCACCGGCGGCTCACCTCTCCACGACGAGGAGATGGGCATCGGGCCACCTTCCTCGCCGCGGTGCCTTCCACCACCAGCAGCGCTGTCTTCTCCGGCGCCAGCGATTGGATCCCTGCTTCCGCACACCGGGATGCGCTACAAGCCAAGATCTACGCCGCCTCGTTCCGTCTACTCCATGGTGCTTCCTACACGCGGCGGCGGGCACGTCGTCGCCGACGAGGAGATGGGCGTGACGGCGTCGGGGACGCCTGCTCCACCTCCACCACCCCGCAGGCCTCCGCACGGCTCGTCGGCTCGGGAGCGGCCTTATGGATGGCCGACGACGCCGTTCCCTCCAAGTCCAAGCGCGCTTCCGTCTCTCGCTCCAGCGGGAACGGCCACCGCAAGTCCGGCGCTTTTCTCCCCTGCCGCAGCAGTCACAGCAACGCCGCCGTGTCCTCCGAGCGCGCCTCCCTCCGCTGCTGCTGCGGCGGGAACGGCCACGGCAACGCCGGTGTGGCCTGGATCTTCAAGTTCGTCACCCCTCTCGCCTGGTGCAGCGGCCACAACAACGCCGCCGAGCTCTCCAAGTCCAAGCCCGCTTCCCTCTCATGCGGCAGCTGGAACGGCCACCGCAGCGCGTGCAGCAACGTCGGCGCGGCCACGATCTCCAAGTCCGGCGCTTCTCCCCCCTGCAGCAGCGGCGACACCAACGACGCCGCGCCCAACAAGCCCGCTTCACTCTCCTGCTGCAGCGGCCACACCAACGCCGCCATGGCCGCCAAGCCGAAGCGTGCTTCCCTCTCCTGCTGCAGCGGGAACGACCACGGCAACGCGTGCAGCAACGCTGGCGTGGCCTCGATCACCAAGTCCGTCGTTTCTCTCCTCTGCTGCAGCGGCCACACCAACGTCGCCGTGGCCTTCAAGCGTGCTCGCCTCTCCTGCTGCAGCAGGAACAGCCACCGCAACTCGCGCATCAACCCCAGCGTGGCTTCCATTTCCAAGTCCAGCGCTTCCCTCTCCTGCTGCAGCGGCCACAGGAACGGCGCCGTGGCCTCCAACTCTGCCCCCTCCCACTTCAGCGGCGCCGAGGTCTGGGCGTGGACGGGTGTCCCACCAGAGGCCGACACCACCGTGGCCTCCGTGCAGGCCTGCTCGTGCCACGGGCAGCCCCAGCATGTCGTTCCTTTCACTCGAGGTCACCGAATCGCACGGGCAGGGAGTCCAAGATGACAATGACGAGAGGGATGATCAGGATGACAGCACTGAAGATGCGGAGCTTCGTCTCATGGCCGGGCACGAGCACGAGCACGAGCACGACACGGAGTATCGTCCTCTCCGCAACATGAGTAACCAAGGTGGACAAACTGCTGCTGCCCGCCGGCGTGCTGGTAGAGGAGGTGGAggtgatggaggaggaggaggtgatggaggaggaggaggaggaggaggtgcagtTGGAGCTTCACAACCCCAAGGTGAGGAATGGTACATGACTCCTCCTATGCTGGTGCTCGGTGTGGTGGGATTGTACCTGGTATATCATCTTGCTCTCACTGGGGTGTCCTGGATTATAAGTCTTCTCCCCAAGGAACGTCAAGGCAAGATCGGCAACTGGCTCTGGGCTTCGTTTTGGGTGGCAACCATTCCCTGTTTTGTCTTCCCATACTTGAACCTATGTGATCGCTTCGCGCAAGCCAAAGCGTCTCGTGAGGCAGCTAGTCTAGCAGCAGCACCAAATCAAGCAAATGAGCAACCTCAGGACGCAGCTAGGGCGCCAGCAGCAGCAGCCAACCAAGCAAATGAACAAGGTGAGGATGGGCGTTACAGATTCGGCAAAGCCGATGCTACTGCCCTAATGATGTGGATTGGCGGGGCTGCGAGGATCGCATTTCTCGTCTCCGGCAACTCCTTCCCTATGGTCGCAGTTGCACACGCTGTGGCATTCGTTGTTGAGGTAATTGAGCTGCTCTTCAAATACTTCGTGGAGGGTGAGATAGCTGTGCAACTGCCTGTGATATGA